Proteins encoded in a region of the Schaalia hyovaginalis genome:
- a CDS encoding sugar-binding transcriptional regulator: MDKRDEQAIDAVRLYFERGLSQAEVAAKMGISRPTVAKLLLRGKEAGFVTVEIHDPRETSSVLGEQLAQRFGLVEARVVHDSGASEREILDDLGRVGAGLVESLVEDGMSVGVSWGRTMNAIASRLHRTLRRDVEIVQLKGGTSHSSEATNDFEVMRAFCEAFNAIPRYLPLPVIFEDVRTLEIVRSDPHIAAILEAGRQTDLVVFTVGDVAAESLAISHSHLKGSEATELLAKAVGDACSRFFTAEGEIAVPGIDERTAGISLKDLASRPIRVLVAGGPKKAAALATALRMGLATHVVVDQDLARVLLAESARA, translated from the coding sequence GTGGATAAGAGGGACGAACAGGCGATCGACGCCGTCCGGCTCTATTTCGAGCGTGGCCTGAGCCAGGCCGAAGTCGCGGCCAAGATGGGCATTTCGCGTCCGACCGTCGCCAAGCTCCTGCTGCGCGGGAAAGAGGCCGGGTTCGTCACCGTGGAGATCCATGATCCTCGAGAGACCTCGTCGGTGCTGGGCGAGCAGCTCGCCCAGCGATTCGGCTTGGTCGAAGCGCGGGTCGTCCATGATTCCGGTGCGTCCGAGCGCGAGATCCTCGACGATCTCGGGCGCGTCGGCGCGGGCCTCGTCGAGTCCCTCGTCGAGGACGGCATGAGCGTCGGCGTCTCCTGGGGGCGGACGATGAACGCGATCGCGTCGCGTCTGCACCGCACGCTGAGGCGCGATGTCGAGATCGTGCAGCTCAAGGGCGGGACCTCGCATTCCTCGGAGGCGACCAATGATTTCGAGGTCATGAGGGCCTTCTGCGAGGCCTTCAATGCGATTCCGCGCTACTTGCCCCTGCCGGTGATCTTCGAGGACGTGCGCACCTTGGAGATCGTGCGCTCGGACCCGCATATCGCCGCGATCCTCGAGGCGGGCAGGCAGACGGACCTCGTGGTCTTCACGGTCGGGGACGTCGCCGCCGAGAGCCTGGCGATCAGCCATTCCCACCTCAAGGGATCCGAGGCGACTGAGCTGCTCGCGAAGGCGGTGGGGGATGCGTGTTCGCGCTTCTTCACCGCCGAGGGCGAGATCGCGGTGCCGGGAATCGATGAGAGGACCGCGGGCATTTCCTTGAAGGATCTCGCCTCGCGTCCGATCCGCGTGCTCGTCGCGGGCGGTCCGAAGAAGGCTGCGGCTCTTGCTACGGCCCTGCGGATGGGCTTGGCGACGCATGTCGTGGTCGATCAGGATCTCGCGAGGGTGCTTCTCGCCGAATCCGCTCGCGCCTGA
- a CDS encoding thymidine phosphorylase, with translation MEAFDVVDVIRTKRDGGVLSGEQIDWTIDAYTRGAVKDEQMAALAMAVFLRGMTREEIARWTRAMIASGERMDFGRIARPTADKHSTGGVGDKITLPLAPLVAVFDVAVPQLSGRGLGHTGGTLDKLESIPGWRAAMTNEEIYRELGEGCGAVICAAGAGLAPADKKLYALRDITSTVDCIPLIASSIMSKKIAEGTGSLVLDVKVGSGAFMKDLEQARELARTMVDLGTDAGVKTFAYLTDMSTPLGLKVGNALEVEESVEVLAGGGPADVVELTCALARKMLEMSGKSDVDVEVALKDGRAMDRWREMIRAQGGDPEAELPTSVHAHTVVAEADGVLEALDALAVGVASWRLGAGRAVKEDPVQAGAGIEIHAKPGATVKKGQPLLTLHTDDEWRIARALESLEGGVVIGSAAPEARSVILGEVQ, from the coding sequence ATGGAAGCTTTCGACGTCGTCGACGTCATCCGTACCAAGCGGGACGGTGGCGTTCTCAGCGGCGAGCAGATCGACTGGACGATCGACGCCTACACCCGCGGGGCCGTCAAGGACGAGCAGATGGCCGCCCTCGCGATGGCGGTCTTCCTGCGCGGGATGACCCGCGAGGAGATCGCGCGCTGGACGAGGGCCATGATCGCCTCCGGCGAGCGCATGGACTTCGGCCGCATCGCGCGCCCCACCGCCGACAAGCACTCGACCGGGGGAGTGGGGGACAAGATCACCCTGCCGCTCGCGCCCCTCGTCGCCGTGTTCGACGTGGCCGTCCCGCAGCTGTCCGGCCGCGGCCTCGGGCACACGGGCGGAACCCTGGACAAGCTCGAGTCGATCCCGGGCTGGCGGGCCGCCATGACGAATGAGGAGATCTACCGCGAGCTCGGCGAGGGCTGCGGCGCGGTGATCTGCGCCGCTGGAGCGGGTCTGGCGCCCGCGGACAAGAAGCTCTACGCGCTACGCGATATCACCTCGACGGTCGACTGCATCCCGCTGATCGCCTCGTCGATCATGTCGAAGAAGATCGCCGAGGGCACGGGCTCGCTGGTCCTCGACGTGAAGGTCGGCTCGGGGGCCTTCATGAAGGACCTCGAGCAGGCGCGTGAACTCGCCCGGACCATGGTCGATCTCGGCACGGACGCGGGCGTGAAGACCTTCGCCTACCTCACCGACATGTCGACCCCGCTCGGCCTCAAGGTCGGCAACGCCCTCGAGGTGGAGGAGTCCGTCGAGGTCCTCGCCGGCGGCGGCCCCGCGGATGTCGTCGAGCTCACCTGCGCGCTCGCGCGCAAGATGCTCGAGATGTCGGGCAAGTCCGATGTCGATGTCGAGGTGGCCCTCAAGGACGGCCGCGCGATGGACCGCTGGCGCGAGATGATCCGCGCTCAGGGCGGCGATCCGGAGGCGGAGCTGCCGACCTCGGTCCACGCGCACACCGTGGTCGCCGAGGCGGACGGCGTCCTCGAGGCCCTCGACGCGCTCGCCGTCGGCGTCGCCTCCTGGCGCCTGGGCGCCGGACGCGCCGTGAAGGAGGACCCGGTCCAGGCGGGCGCGGGCATCGAGATCCATGCGAAGCCCGGTGCGACCGTGAAGAAGGGCCAGCCCCTGCTCACCCTCCACACCGATGACGAGTGGCGCATCGCCCGTGCTCTGGAATCGCTCGAGGGCGGCGTCGTGATCGGCTCGGCCGCCCCCGAGGCCCGTTCGGTGATCCTCGGAGAGGTCCAGTAG
- a CDS encoding cytidine deaminase, producing the protein MVDTVDEAIWDRLRAAAIEAMKRAYCPYSGYPVGAAGLAEDGSIVVGSNVENAAYGCGHCAETSMVSELIRTGAGRLLAVACVNGNSESVVPCGRCRQVIFEHGGPSCLVLMPTGVMPMSEVLPQGFGPSDLDEVATSTPRKD; encoded by the coding sequence ATGGTGGACACTGTCGATGAGGCGATCTGGGACCGCCTGCGCGCCGCGGCGATCGAGGCGATGAAGCGGGCCTACTGCCCCTACTCCGGGTACCCCGTGGGCGCGGCGGGCCTCGCCGAGGACGGGAGCATCGTCGTCGGCTCGAACGTCGAGAACGCCGCCTACGGCTGCGGGCACTGCGCGGAGACCTCGATGGTTTCCGAGCTCATCCGCACGGGCGCGGGCCGCCTCCTCGCAGTCGCCTGCGTGAACGGGAACTCCGAATCGGTGGTCCCCTGCGGCCGCTGCCGACAGGTGATCTTCGAGCACGGCGGTCCGAGCTGCCTCGTCCTCATGCCGACCGGCGTCATGCCGATGAGCGAGGTCCTCCCCCAGGGATTCGGCCCCAGCGACCTCGATGAGGTCGCCACCTCCACCCCGCGCAAGGATTGA